A region of the Nitrospinota bacterium genome:
GACCCGGCTGGTAGGCGAAATGGCATGATCCGCACTCCTTTGCGTACAACTCGTTATTCACCGGCGCCACATCGAGCCGCCGGCTGAACAGGCCGCCCCTTCCGTGTTCGCCCCGCTCGTCATCGCCGGCGATGGCCGCCCCGGCGATGGCAAGGCCGCCGATAATCATTATAACCGTCATAATGCCGGCTTTCCGTTCAATCATGGTGCATCTCCTTTTGCGTATCTATGTTATTTGCCGCTGATGAACGCGAGGAAATCCCCTTTTTCCCGGGGAGTGCACTCGCGGTCAAGGGTTTCCTTGCAGTTGCGCTTGAACCACTTCTCTATAAACTTCACGTCGGTCAGCCGCTGCGGGTTGGCCGAGGGGGCCATCGGCTCTATCACCTTGCCGGTCACCGCATGCTTGCCCTGGTTTTTCAGGTTCGCGGTGTGGCAGGCGGCGCAGCTCATCGGCCCGTCTTTGCCGGTGTGAATGGCGCTCCACATCGTTTCGCCCCGCGCCGCGCTGAACTCAGCCGCGCCCGCCTTCTGATACTCCTTCATCAAATCCCGCGCCGTTCCCGCCCGCGCCAGCGGCGCAAGCAAAAGGCTGAGCGCCAGCGCCATAACCGTCATCCGTGCTTTTTTCATTGTTGTTGCTCCTTTCGGTAATCGTTTTCTTTTTGTACCCGGTGATCATGGCAAGCACCAGATTTTCTTTAAAATGCAGGCTTTCAATAAGGGCCGCCGCCACATGCAAGCCGGCCAGCACGATGACTCCCGCCGCGAAAAATTCGTGCATCTCTTTCAGCGCATCGGCGTATTGCCAGCCGTAGGGGGCCAAGAACGCCGCCAGCGGCCCGGCATGTTCCCCCGCGCCGTAGACGATCACGC
Encoded here:
- a CDS encoding DUF1924 domain-containing protein produces the protein MTVMALALSLLLAPLARAGTARDLMKEYQKAGAAEFSAARGETMWSAIHTGKDGPMSCAACHTANLKNQGKHAVTGKVIEPMAPSANPQRLTDVKFIEKWFKRNCKETLDRECTPREKGDFLAFISGK
- a CDS encoding cytochrome b/b6 domain-containing protein, producing MNGNVKVWDVFVRFFHWAMAALLAVAFLTEEDFLTVHAAAGYVILFLIAGRVVWGFIGPQHARFADFVHPLRRTADYLKDALRFRHRRTLGHNPVAGMMILAILFFVVMASVTGVIVYGAGEHAGPLAAFLAPYGWQYADALKEMHEFFAAGVIVLAGLHVAAALIESLHFKENLVLAMITGYKKKTITERSNNNEKSTDDGYGAGAQPFACAAGAGGNGAGFDEGVSEGGRG